The Apium graveolens cultivar Ventura chromosome 11, ASM990537v1, whole genome shotgun sequence genome has a window encoding:
- the LOC141695510 gene encoding CENP-B homolog protein 2-like, producing the protein MIEWYTTDTYNINFVLQYTPMSSHHLKGVKKSAITDKIRSAICEYKKENPGVSQKDLQAWVHQKYDLDISQSTISNTLKRASEYLSDERKQSDVKKHKSAKYPELEKVLFEWFLQRQDKVNMSGEIIQEKGKELMKKMYGESNSDFSFSSGWLERFKVRYGIKSYRRFGESGSVMMENIENALPGIRSKLDQFQLKDIYNMDETGLFYRLEADHSLATKQLEGRKKDKERITVVVCCNGDGSDKVPLWIIGKYANPRCFKNVNINNLNCVYRFNKKAWMTGLLFQEFVTWFDSKMNDRKVLLIVDNCPAHPKIVGGLRNTELFFLPPNTTSKIQPCDAGIIRAFKVHYRRRLYSSMLQSLEVNATNPEKVNILNAISFANMAWNIDVKTTTIANCFRHCKIRSEENDEQELGEINEGVKGLNEVISNLRYRNVMDVEHLLNYPNENDAVMESPTDEEIIESVMSTDEGTDPEPDDSNVIPSVSSKEAFQALTTLNNYLLQHEQNIPGVIFALHKVKDEINFGFGGKKKQATIDSYFNKN; encoded by the coding sequence ATGATAGAATGGTACACTACAGACACATACAATATCAACTTTGTTTTACAGTATACACCAATGTCTTCGCATCATCTAAAAGGAGTGAAAAAATCAGCAATCACAGATAAGATAAGGAGTGCTATTTGTGAATATAAAAAGGAGAATCCAGGTGTAAGCCAGAAAGATTTACAAGCATGGGTACATCAAAAATATGACTTAGATATCAGTCAATCAACTATATCAAACACACTCAAGAGAGCCTCGGAATACTTGTCCGACGAGAGGAAACAAAGTGATGTCAAAAAACACAAATCAGCAAAATATCCAGAATTAGAGAAAGTTTTGTTTGAGTGGTTTCTTCAAAGGCAAGATAAAGTTAATATGTCTGGAGAAATCATTCAAGAAAAAGGAAAGGAGCTAATGAAGAAAATGTATGGGGAAAGTAATTCCGATTTTAGCTTTTCCAGTGGATGGTTAGAACGTTTCAAGGTAAGATATGGAATCAAATCTTATCGGCGTTTTGGTGAAAGTGGTTCAGTGATGATGGAAAACATTGAAAATGCATTGCCAGGCATCCGATCAAAATTGGATCAATTTCAGTTGAAAGATATTTATAACATGGATGAAACGGGATTATTCTATCGACTTGAAGCTGACCATTCACTAGCTACCAAACAGCTAGAGGGCCGCAAAAAAGATAAAGAGAGAATCACTGTAGTTGTGTGTTGCAACGGTGATGGGTCTGACAAAGTTCCACTTTGGATCATTGGTAAGTACGCCAATCCTAGGTGCTTTAAAAATGTGAATATAAACAATCTTAATTGTGTGTATCGTTTTAACAAGAAGGCTTGGATGACTGGCTTGCTTTTTCAAGAATTTGTTACTTGGTTTGATAGTAAAATGAATGACAGGAAGGTACTTTTGATTGTTGACAATTGTCCTGCTCATCCAAAAATAGTTGGAGGCTTGAGAAATACAGAGTTGTTCTTTCTACCTCCTAACACAACATCTAAGATTCAACCATGCGATGCTGGAATTATTCGAGCATTTAAAGTTCACTATCGGCGTCGTCTATATTCTAGCATGTTGCAAAGTCTTGAAGTTAATGCAACAAATCCTGAAAAAGTTAATATCTTGAATGCTATTAGTTTTGCTAACATGGCTTGGAATATTGATGTGAAAACAACCACAATTGCAAATTGTTTTCGGCATTGCAAGATTCGTTcagaagaaaatgatgaacaaGAACTTGGAGAAATAAATGAAGGTGTCAAAGGATTAAATGAAGTTATCTCTAATTTACGATATAGGAATGTGATGGATGTCGAGCATCTCTTAAACTATCCAAATGAGAATGATGCGGTTATGGAATCACCTACGGATGAAGAAATCATTGAGTCGGTAATGAGCACTGATGAAGGGACTGATCCTGAACCCGACGATAGCAATGTCATCCCAAGCGTGTCATCAAAGGAAGCATTTCAAGCACTCACCACTTTGAACAATTACTTGTTACAACACGAGCAAAACATACCAGGAGTTATTTTTGCTTTACATAAAGTCAAGGACGAGATTAATTTTGGCTTTGGTGGAAAGAAGAAACAAGCTACAATAGattcatattttaataagaattaa